Proteins from a single region of Lysinibacillus sp. JNUCC-52:
- the glpX gene encoding class II fructose-bisphosphatase encodes MERSLSMEVVRVTEAAAIASGKWMGRGLKIEADDAATTAMRSMFDTIPMHATVVIGEGEMDEAPMLYIGEELGLRNGGPQVDIAVDPLEGTNIVAKGTNGAMTVLAIADKGNLLNAPDMYMEKIAVGPEAAGKVDINASVTYNLLQVAKAKNKDISDVVATLLDRPRHQAIVDEIREAGARIKFIQDGDVGAAINTAFDETGIDIMFGMGGAPEGVISAVALKCLGGDFQAKLVPEDEEQLERCKQMGVDVDKVLYLDDLVKGDDAIFAATAVTDCELLKGVQYKGAYALTHSVVMRAKSGTVRFVEGRHALDKKPSY; translated from the coding sequence ATGGAACGCAGTTTATCGATGGAAGTAGTACGAGTAACAGAGGCAGCAGCAATCGCATCCGGGAAATGGATGGGTCGCGGTTTGAAAATTGAGGCAGATGATGCAGCAACGACAGCAATGCGCTCAATGTTCGATACGATTCCAATGCATGCTACAGTAGTAATTGGGGAAGGTGAAATGGACGAAGCGCCAATGCTTTATATCGGTGAAGAGCTTGGCCTTCGTAATGGCGGACCTCAAGTAGACATAGCAGTCGATCCTTTAGAAGGTACAAATATAGTAGCAAAAGGTACGAATGGTGCCATGACTGTATTAGCTATTGCAGATAAGGGTAATCTATTAAATGCACCAGATATGTACATGGAGAAAATCGCTGTAGGACCAGAAGCGGCAGGAAAAGTTGATATTAATGCCTCTGTTACTTATAATTTATTACAAGTAGCAAAAGCAAAAAATAAAGATATTTCTGATGTAGTAGCTACTCTATTAGATCGCCCTCGTCATCAAGCAATAGTAGATGAGATTCGTGAAGCGGGAGCACGTATTAAATTTATTCAAGATGGGGATGTTGGTGCTGCCATTAACACGGCATTTGATGAAACAGGCATCGACATTATGTTTGGAATGGGCGGCGCACCAGAAGGTGTTATTTCAGCTGTTGCATTAAAATGCCTTGGCGGAGACTTCCAGGCCAAATTAGTGCCAGAGGACGAAGAACAGTTAGAACGCTGTAAACAAATGGGCGTAGATGTAGATAAAGTTCTTTACTTAGATGATTTAGTAAAAGGTGACGATGCGATTTTTGCCGCAACTGCTGTCACAGATTGTGAGCTATTAAAAGGTGTTCAGTACAAAGGAGCTTACGCATTAACACATTCAGTTGTTATGCGAGCGAAATCAGGTACTGTGCGATTTGTAGAAGGTCGTCACGCGCTTGATAAAAAACCTAGCTATTAA
- a CDS encoding UDP-N-acetylglucosamine 1-carboxyvinyltransferase yields the protein MDVYKITGENRLKGTIKVSGAKNSAVALIPASILANSPVTIGGIPEISDAWTLKALLEEIGGEVQFDNGKMIIDPSDMLALPLPNGNVKKLRASYYLMGAMLGRFKKAVIGLPGGCFLGPRPIDQHIKGFEALGAKITNEHGAIYLRAEELIGAKIYLDVASVGATINIMLAAVRAKGRTVIENAAKEPEIIDVATLLTNMGANIKGAGTSVIRIEGVDELHGTEHTIIPDRIEAATFMIMAAAVGDGITIDNVIPLHLEAITAKLREMGVKIDIGEESIFVPKTDLSTLQAVDVKTIVYPGFPTDIQQPLSVLMTQAFGSSKITDTIYTARFKHIDELRRMNANARVEGNTAIITGPSKLHGSSVTATDLRAGAALVLAGLLAEGETEIHDIYHIERGYSSLIEKLRDLGADIRRETIMVSVAEVKE from the coding sequence ATGGATGTTTATAAAATTACAGGCGAAAATCGTCTAAAGGGTACAATTAAAGTTAGTGGTGCAAAAAATAGTGCAGTCGCCTTAATTCCAGCATCAATTTTGGCGAACTCTCCAGTGACAATTGGAGGGATTCCAGAAATTTCAGATGCTTGGACTTTAAAAGCCTTGTTAGAAGAAATCGGTGGAGAAGTACAATTTGACAATGGCAAAATGATTATTGATCCGTCCGATATGCTTGCACTACCTTTGCCAAATGGTAATGTAAAAAAGCTCCGTGCCTCTTATTATTTAATGGGGGCAATGCTTGGTCGCTTCAAAAAGGCGGTCATTGGTTTGCCAGGTGGTTGCTTCTTAGGACCACGTCCGATTGATCAACACATTAAAGGCTTTGAGGCACTTGGCGCTAAAATTACAAATGAGCACGGAGCGATTTATTTACGTGCAGAGGAATTAATTGGTGCTAAAATTTATTTAGATGTCGCAAGTGTTGGCGCAACAATCAATATTATGTTGGCTGCAGTACGGGCAAAGGGTCGTACGGTTATTGAAAATGCAGCAAAGGAACCTGAAATAATTGACGTAGCAACACTTCTTACCAATATGGGTGCCAATATTAAAGGTGCAGGTACAAGTGTAATTCGTATCGAAGGTGTTGATGAGCTGCACGGTACGGAGCATACAATTATTCCAGACCGTATTGAAGCTGCAACGTTTATGATTATGGCAGCAGCAGTAGGCGACGGCATTACTATAGACAATGTAATTCCACTACATTTAGAGGCAATTACTGCAAAGCTTCGTGAAATGGGCGTCAAAATTGATATAGGTGAGGAAAGTATTTTTGTTCCAAAAACAGACCTATCTACATTGCAAGCGGTTGATGTTAAGACGATTGTGTACCCTGGATTCCCTACGGATATTCAGCAACCACTCTCCGTGTTAATGACACAGGCATTTGGCTCTTCAAAAATAACAGATACGATTTATACGGCTCGTTTTAAGCATATTGATGAGCTGCGTCGTATGAATGCCAACGCACGTGTAGAAGGAAATACTGCGATAATTACTGGTCCAAGTAAATTACATGGCTCAAGTGTAACTGCAACAGACCTTCGCGCAGGTGCAGCATTAGTATTAGCTGGCCTATTAGCAGAAGGGGAAACTGAAATTCACGATATCTATCATATTGAACGTGGCTATAGCTCACTTATTGAAAAATTACGTGACTTAGGCGCAGATATTCGACGTGAAACAATTATGGTGAGTGTTGCAGAGGTAAAGGAGTAA
- the fsa gene encoding fructose-6-phosphate aldolase, with amino-acid sequence MKFFIDTANFDEIKEAHAWGILSGVTTNPSLVAKEENVSFHDRLREIAELVDGSVSGEVIALDAEGMIKEGLELAAIAPNITVKLPMTPAGLEACRFFANKGIKTNVTLIFSANQALMAARAGATYVSPFIGRLDDIGQNGVELIETISDIFTIHNIETQIIAASIRHPQHVTAAALAGAHISTTPFKVLKQLFHHPLTEKGIEGFLADWNKRKGE; translated from the coding sequence ATGAAATTTTTTATTGATACAGCAAACTTTGACGAAATTAAAGAAGCACATGCATGGGGTATTTTATCAGGTGTTACAACAAATCCATCATTAGTAGCAAAAGAGGAAAATGTTTCTTTTCATGATCGACTACGTGAAATTGCAGAGCTTGTAGATGGCTCAGTAAGTGGAGAAGTTATTGCCTTAGATGCTGAAGGGATGATTAAAGAAGGTCTAGAATTAGCTGCGATTGCACCGAACATTACCGTTAAATTACCGATGACGCCAGCAGGTTTAGAGGCTTGCCGCTTCTTTGCAAACAAAGGCATCAAAACAAACGTAACACTAATTTTTAGTGCAAACCAAGCATTAATGGCTGCACGCGCGGGTGCTACATATGTATCACCATTTATCGGACGTTTAGATGATATTGGTCAAAATGGTGTAGAGCTGATTGAAACAATTTCAGACATATTTACAATCCACAACATTGAAACGCAAATTATTGCCGCTTCTATCCGTCACCCTCAACACGTAACGGCTGCAGCTCTTGCGGGCGCTCATATTTCAACAACTCCTTTTAAAGTGTTAAAACAACTTTTCCACCATCCATTAACGGAAAAAGGAATTGAAGGATTTTTAGCGGATTGGAATAAGCGAAAAGGTGAATAA
- a CDS encoding class II fructose-bisphosphate aldolase — MALVSMKEMLIKAKAEGYAVGQFNINNLEWTQAILQAAEEEKSPVILGVSEGAGKYMGGFISVVHMVKGLMESYGITVPVAIHLDHGSSFEKCKEAIDAGFTSVMIDASHHPFEENIATTSKVVEYAHAKGVSVEAELGTVGGDEDGVIGGIMYADPEECRKMVELTDIDCLAPALGSVHGPYKGEPNLGFKEMEEISKLADLPLVLHGGTGIPTKDIQRSISLGTAKINVNTENQIAATKVIREILDNDKEVYDPRKFLAPAREAIKSTVIGKIREFGSAQKA; from the coding sequence ATGGCATTAGTATCTATGAAAGAGATGTTAATTAAAGCAAAGGCAGAAGGTTATGCAGTTGGTCAATTCAACATCAACAACCTTGAATGGACACAAGCGATTTTACAAGCGGCAGAAGAAGAAAAATCACCTGTAATCCTTGGCGTATCTGAAGGCGCAGGTAAATATATGGGTGGATTTATATCAGTTGTACACATGGTAAAAGGTTTGATGGAATCTTATGGCATTACTGTTCCCGTTGCTATTCATCTTGACCATGGTTCTAGCTTTGAAAAGTGTAAAGAAGCGATTGATGCAGGATTTACATCTGTTATGATTGATGCTTCACACCATCCTTTCGAAGAAAATATCGCAACGACTTCAAAAGTAGTTGAATATGCACATGCCAAAGGTGTGTCTGTTGAAGCTGAGCTTGGAACAGTTGGTGGTGACGAGGATGGCGTAATCGGTGGTATTATGTACGCTGATCCAGAGGAATGCCGTAAAATGGTTGAATTAACAGATATCGATTGCCTAGCACCAGCCCTTGGCTCTGTACATGGTCCTTACAAAGGTGAACCAAACTTAGGCTTTAAGGAAATGGAGGAAATCTCAAAATTAGCAGATCTTCCTTTAGTATTACATGGTGGTACAGGCATTCCAACAAAAGATATTCAACGCTCAATTTCATTAGGTACTGCTAAAATTAACGTTAATACTGAAAATCAAATCGCAGCTACAAAAGTGATTCGCGAAATTCTTGACAATGATAAAGAAGTTTACGATCCTCGTAAATTCTTAGCGCCAGCTCGTGAAGCGATTAAATCAACAGTTATCGGTAAAATCCGTGAATTTGGAAGTGCACAAAAAGCATAA
- a CDS encoding response regulator: MKRLLIVDDQQGIRLLLNEVLKKEGYVTYLAANGAEALRYAEEESMDCVLLDMKIPGMDGIEILKCLKEKWPQLPVFMMTAYGELDVVQEALDLGAIRYFTKPFDIFEVRDAVNKTLNT, from the coding sequence GTGAAACGATTACTAATTGTTGATGATCAGCAGGGAATTCGTTTGCTATTAAATGAAGTTTTGAAAAAAGAAGGTTATGTTACATATTTAGCAGCTAATGGCGCTGAAGCACTACGTTACGCAGAGGAAGAATCCATGGATTGTGTATTGCTAGACATGAAGATTCCTGGCATGGATGGCATAGAGATTTTAAAATGTTTAAAAGAGAAATGGCCTCAGCTACCTGTCTTTATGATGACTGCTTACGGTGAACTAGATGTAGTACAGGAAGCATTGGATTTAGGGGCAATTCGTTACTTTACTAAGCCATTTGATATTTTTGAAGTACGTGATGCAGTAAATAAAACATTGAACACATAA
- a CDS encoding DUF2529 family protein — protein MSKILTTQLSGLLQRITQSEEESIEETARLLAQAAIGEGNVYFACFEEMQVVELNALQGVERFAKLLPWTAHTEVSEADRICIFTRSAHDQQALALAKKLNEQFIPFAAVASEVANAENPLADLAYTYISTRMRGGLLPNDLGERIVVPHAIAALFIYEAVKIAYDEMLGLDDEEL, from the coding sequence ATGTCAAAAATACTAACAACACAGCTGAGCGGATTATTACAAAGAATAACACAAAGTGAAGAGGAATCTATTGAGGAAACTGCACGTTTACTTGCACAGGCGGCAATAGGAGAAGGAAATGTCTATTTTGCTTGTTTTGAAGAAATGCAAGTTGTCGAGTTAAATGCACTTCAAGGTGTTGAGCGTTTTGCAAAGCTACTCCCGTGGACAGCGCACACAGAAGTTAGTGAAGCTGATCGTATTTGTATCTTTACCCGTAGCGCACATGATCAGCAAGCATTAGCATTAGCCAAAAAATTGAACGAACAATTTATTCCATTTGCAGCAGTAGCTAGTGAAGTAGCAAATGCAGAAAATCCATTAGCCGATTTAGCGTATACATATATTTCTACTCGTATGCGCGGAGGCTTGTTACCTAATGATTTAGGAGAGCGTATTGTTGTACCGCATGCAATAGCTGCCCTATTCATTTATGAAGCCGTGAAAATTGCTTATGATGAAATGCTTGGACTCGATGATGAGGAGCTATAA